A genomic region of Ignavibacteria bacterium contains the following coding sequences:
- a CDS encoding histidine kinase — protein sequence MKIKIRDILLVSSLYDYYLFEEDGRLYEQIREEYRALNLSHAPEITHVTTAHEAFEFLSDQKKRFDLVITTLHIEDMSVIKFVQNLKSQCPNLPVILLAYDNRELKEISKTYDLSIFEKVFIWQGDYRLLIAIIKYLEDKLNVENDTKTVGVQSIILVEDNVKFYSSYLPIIYTEIFTQSQRLISEGLNISHKYLRMRARPKILLCSTYEEAWDYFTKYQEYILGVISDINFRRNGEKDPEAGLKLAAEIKRQQSDIPILLQSSNIEFAEKARAVQAFFIQKGSPTLLKQVRDFIKDNLGFGDFIFRTLDGREVARARNLIELEEVLKTVPEESIIYHASRNHFSNWLKARTEFWLAHKLRPRRVSDYPTIEALRQDLINSIREYREMRLRGIVSEFDKNTFDINHSFARIGSGSLGGKARGLGFLNSLIVNYGIRDQFEKVTIYVPSGVVLATDIFDQFINDNELFNFALQCEDDNLIKERFFNAQYFPQEVVNKLRDFLELVKTPLAIRSSSLLEDSQFQPLAGVYATVMIPNNNPDIEIRLKELLDAIKLVYASMFFQHSKNYMKATAYRLEEEKMAVVIQRVVGCERNGRFYPDFSGVAKSYNFYPLPPQKTTDGIAQVALGLGKIVVEGGNTVKFCPKYPKHLIQFYSTKETVRTSQQYFYAIDLNEEFRSVKHSPEEFVKSFDLSIAEIDGTLYLLGSTYSPENDAIYDGISRSGTRIVTFAPILKHSVFPLPEILDLLLEICSWALGAPVEIEFACNLSSNNCPREFALLQMRPFIVSHEMEEVEFEINDTENFVCYSPQVLGNGIYRDLKDVVVVDINKYDRGKSREVVSEIEYFNKKLLKENRHYILIGVGRWGSLDPWLGIPVTWDQIGMASIIVEASFKDLHITPSQGSHFFQNITSFRIGYFTIDPYHNIGFIDWDWLLSIPPAEELSFCRHLRFENELIVKINGHKTSGVIYKPDAVISNHN from the coding sequence ATGAAGATTAAGATACGGGATATTTTACTTGTCTCGAGTTTGTATGACTATTATTTGTTTGAAGAAGATGGAAGACTTTATGAACAAATTCGCGAGGAATACAGAGCTTTAAATTTAAGTCACGCACCTGAAATTACTCATGTAACCACTGCACACGAAGCTTTTGAATTTTTAAGTGATCAGAAGAAAAGATTTGATCTGGTTATCACAACATTACACATCGAAGATATGTCAGTAATTAAGTTTGTTCAAAATTTAAAATCACAATGTCCAAACTTACCAGTTATTTTACTTGCTTATGATAATCGTGAACTAAAAGAGATATCGAAGACTTATGACCTTTCGATTTTTGAAAAAGTTTTTATCTGGCAGGGGGATTATCGATTACTCATTGCAATTATAAAATATCTTGAAGACAAACTGAATGTTGAAAACGATACGAAAACGGTTGGAGTTCAATCAATCATTCTTGTTGAAGATAATGTAAAGTTTTACTCGAGTTATCTGCCAATTATTTACACAGAAATTTTCACTCAATCACAACGATTAATTTCAGAAGGCTTAAATATTTCTCATAAATATCTAAGGATGCGGGCAAGACCAAAAATTTTGCTTTGCTCAACTTATGAAGAAGCATGGGATTATTTCACCAAATATCAAGAATATATTCTTGGAGTTATTTCCGATATTAATTTTAGAAGAAACGGGGAAAAGGATCCTGAAGCTGGTTTGAAGTTAGCAGCTGAAATTAAAAGGCAGCAATCCGATATTCCAATACTTCTTCAATCAAGCAATATTGAATTTGCCGAAAAGGCTCGTGCTGTTCAGGCGTTTTTTATTCAAAAAGGTTCACCGACTTTGTTAAAGCAGGTTCGAGATTTTATTAAAGATAATCTTGGTTTTGGTGATTTTATTTTTAGAACTCTAGATGGAAGAGAAGTTGCAAGAGCTCGTAACTTAATCGAGCTCGAGGAAGTTTTGAAAACAGTTCCAGAAGAAAGTATCATCTATCATGCATCGAGAAATCATTTCTCAAACTGGTTAAAAGCACGGACTGAATTCTGGTTAGCCCATAAATTAAGACCAAGAAGGGTCAGTGACTATCCAACCATTGAAGCACTACGACAGGATTTAATCAATTCTATTCGTGAATATCGTGAGATGAGATTGAGAGGAATAGTCAGTGAGTTTGATAAAAATACTTTTGATATTAATCACAGCTTTGCACGAATTGGTTCTGGTTCACTTGGCGGGAAAGCGAGAGGATTAGGGTTTCTTAATAGTTTAATTGTCAACTATGGAATTAGAGATCAGTTTGAAAAAGTTACGATTTATGTCCCTTCAGGAGTTGTACTTGCAACGGATATTTTTGATCAATTTATTAATGATAATGAGCTCTTCAATTTTGCGCTTCAGTGTGAAGATGATAATTTGATAAAAGAGAGATTCTTCAATGCTCAATATTTCCCTCAAGAAGTTGTCAATAAATTGAGAGACTTTCTTGAATTAGTTAAAACTCCGCTTGCAATTCGGTCTTCGAGTCTTTTAGAAGATTCACAATTTCAGCCTCTTGCAGGAGTTTATGCAACTGTAATGATACCAAATAATAATCCTGACATTGAAATTAGATTAAAAGAATTACTTGATGCAATTAAACTTGTCTACGCTTCGATGTTTTTCCAGCACAGTAAAAATTATATGAAAGCAACAGCCTATCGACTTGAAGAAGAAAAAATGGCAGTGGTCATTCAAAGAGTAGTCGGGTGTGAGCGTAATGGAAGATTTTATCCAGATTTTTCGGGAGTTGCCAAATCTTATAATTTTTATCCTCTGCCGCCGCAAAAAACAACCGATGGGATTGCTCAGGTTGCTTTGGGTCTCGGCAAAATTGTTGTTGAGGGTGGAAACACAGTTAAATTCTGCCCAAAATATCCTAAACATTTAATTCAATTTTATTCAACGAAAGAAACTGTTCGAACTTCCCAGCAATATTTTTATGCAATCGATTTGAATGAAGAATTTCGTTCTGTAAAACACTCACCAGAAGAGTTTGTTAAATCATTTGATCTTTCAATTGCCGAAATTGATGGAACGCTTTACCTTCTTGGTTCGACTTATTCCCCAGAAAACGATGCAATCTACGATGGAATTTCCCGAAGCGGAACCCGAATTGTTACTTTTGCACCAATACTTAAGCATTCAGTTTTTCCATTACCAGAAATTCTTGATTTACTTTTGGAAATCTGCTCATGGGCACTTGGTGCGCCAGTCGAAATTGAATTTGCATGTAATTTGAGCTCAAACAATTGTCCGAGAGAGTTTGCTTTGTTGCAGATGAGACCATTTATAGTAAGTCATGAAATGGAAGAAGTTGAATTTGAAATTAATGATACTGAAAATTTTGTTTGTTATTCACCTCAAGTTTTAGGCAATGGAATTTATAGAGACTTGAAAGATGTGGTTGTTGTAGATATAAATAAATATGATCGTGGTAAAAGTCGGGAAGTTGTTTCAGAAATTGAATACTTCAATAAAAAACTATTAAAAGAAAATCGTCATTATATTTTGATTGGAGTGGGAAGATGGGGAAGTTTAGATCCCTGGCTTGGGATACCAGTCACCTGGGATCAAATTGGAATGGCTTCAATCATTGTTGAAGCAAGTTTTAAAGATTTGCACATAACTCCATCGCAGGGTTCACATTTCTTTCAAAATATTACTTCATTTAGAATCGGTTATTTCACAATTGATCCTTATCACAATATAGGTTTTATTGATTGGGACTGGCTGCTTTCCATTCCACCAGCAGAGGAATTAAGTTTTTGCAGGCATTTAAGATTTGAAAATGAATTAATTGTCAAAATTAATGGTCATAAGACAAGTGGAGTTATTTACAAACCAGATGCAGTAATTTCCAATCATAATTGA
- a CDS encoding ABC transporter permease, translating to MQFILLILKRFLSIQRRSKFISTITLISILGVMIGVIVLDIALSVLNGFEREIENKLVGFNLHIDLGTMEGQLVSFNESEIAEIKKIVGNDLAGISPYAGQLALVRSRKFKEGVFIKGILPEYDYTDLRNNIIEGEYRISNDKNYPTILIGKKLARKIGVKLNDTITAFSLHSFVLPIDPEHISVKKFVVSGIYESGMSEYDDVNTFVHLNSAQELFGFDDKISGYEIKLKNPQLADYYSFTLSAKLGYPYQAKSIYQTYRNIFNWIELQKKPIPVVLAFITIVAIFNIISTLLIHVMDKTNSIGILKTLGATSKQIKTIFLLNGVFIGFIGTAAGNIIALILLHLQLNFNIIKIPEGIYFLDKVPISIEAESFLIVSLLSIIISILFSFLPARFAAKIDIIKSIRFS from the coding sequence ATGCAGTTTATTCTTCTGATATTAAAACGATTTTTATCAATTCAAAGAAGATCAAAATTTATTTCCACAATTACTTTAATATCCATATTGGGTGTAATGATAGGAGTTATAGTCTTGGATATTGCACTTTCTGTATTAAATGGTTTTGAGAGAGAAATTGAAAATAAATTAGTCGGATTTAATCTTCATATTGATTTAGGAACGATGGAAGGGCAACTTGTTAGCTTTAATGAAAGTGAAATTGCTGAGATAAAGAAAATTGTTGGAAATGATTTAGCGGGTATTTCACCTTATGCTGGTCAACTTGCTCTTGTTCGGAGTAGAAAATTCAAAGAAGGTGTATTTATTAAAGGAATTTTACCTGAGTATGATTACACTGATTTAAGAAATAATATTATTGAAGGTGAATATCGAATTTCGAATGATAAAAATTATCCAACAATTCTTATTGGAAAAAAATTAGCCAGAAAGATTGGAGTTAAGCTTAATGATACAATCACTGCATTTTCACTACATAGTTTTGTATTGCCAATTGATCCTGAACATATTAGTGTGAAAAAATTTGTTGTTTCTGGAATTTATGAATCGGGTATGTCTGAATATGATGATGTTAATACTTTTGTTCATCTTAATTCAGCTCAAGAATTATTCGGATTTGATGATAAAATATCAGGTTACGAAATAAAATTAAAGAATCCTCAACTTGCTGATTATTACAGCTTTACACTTTCAGCCAAACTTGGTTATCCCTACCAGGCAAAATCTATCTATCAGACTTATAGAAACATTTTTAACTGGATTGAACTTCAGAAAAAACCAATTCCAGTTGTGCTTGCCTTTATTACAATAGTTGCAATCTTCAATATAATTTCAACTCTTCTAATCCATGTGATGGATAAAACAAATTCAATTGGAATTTTGAAAACACTCGGTGCAACTTCAAAACAAATAAAGACTATATTTCTTTTAAATGGTGTATTTATTGGATTTATCGGAACTGCTGCTGGGAATATCATTGCTTTAATCCTTCTTCATCTTCAATTAAACTTTAATATCATCAAAATTCCTGAAGGAATTTATTTTCTCGATAAAGTTCCAATATCAATTGAAGCTGAAAGTTTTTTGATAGTTTCGCTCTTGAGCATAATTATTTCGATTTTGTTTTCATTCCTTCCAGCAAGATTTGCGGCTAAAATTGATATCATTAAATCAATTCGGTTTTCATAA
- a CDS encoding FtsX-like permease family protein — protein MKLERFIAFRYLKSRHKVNFITIISLLSILGITVGVAALIVVLSVFNGFASIVTDILVNFDPHLKIESNVAEGFNPDKALENYLEQNKKVESFSPFVYGKSVIYSKRVIRIINLYGISEEKNLELSGLKTHIISGSYDLKTENLPKALIGFSLANRLQVSIGDTIVIVSPEGLEGYLAGVSAPMNQTFVISGIYNSHNVDIDAYNVYVSLPFAQRLLGYGQKILGYEIRLKNIHETNYLKREIEKNFSDITYSVKTWFDLHKDLYSVMLIERWSAYIILSLIIAVATFSIFSSLMMTVIEKRRDIGVLKAMGLSDRSLLKIFLLEGILIGIIGSILGVILGLLICFLQIKYKLYALDPNVYIIDALPVKIQILDIVLIVLMAIFLSTIAGYFPAKRAAKQNPLEAIRWE, from the coding sequence ATGAAATTAGAAAGATTTATTGCATTTAGATATTTGAAATCGAGACATAAAGTAAATTTTATCACAATAATTTCATTGCTTTCAATTCTTGGAATTACAGTTGGCGTTGCTGCATTAATAGTTGTCCTTTCAGTATTTAATGGATTTGCAAGTATTGTAACTGACATTCTGGTCAATTTTGATCCACATTTAAAAATTGAATCAAATGTTGCCGAAGGGTTTAATCCAGATAAAGCTCTTGAGAATTACTTAGAGCAAAACAAAAAAGTTGAATCATTTTCACCATTTGTTTATGGTAAGTCAGTCATTTATTCAAAAAGAGTAATTCGAATAATTAATCTTTATGGAATCAGTGAAGAAAAAAATCTTGAACTTTCGGGACTTAAAACTCATATCATATCAGGCAGTTACGATCTAAAAACAGAAAATTTACCAAAGGCATTGATAGGATTTAGTCTTGCAAATAGATTACAGGTTTCGATTGGTGATACTATTGTAATTGTCAGCCCTGAAGGATTGGAAGGATATCTTGCTGGAGTATCTGCTCCAATGAATCAAACTTTTGTAATAAGTGGAATTTATAACTCGCACAATGTCGATATTGATGCTTATAATGTTTATGTATCACTGCCATTTGCTCAAAGATTGCTTGGTTATGGTCAAAAAATCTTGGGATATGAAATTCGATTGAAAAATATTCACGAGACAAATTACCTTAAAAGAGAAATTGAAAAAAATTTTTCCGATATAACTTACTCTGTAAAAACCTGGTTTGATCTCCATAAAGATCTTTATTCAGTTATGCTGATTGAAAGATGGAGTGCTTATATCATTTTAAGTTTGATAATTGCTGTTGCAACATTTTCGATTTTTTCTTCTCTGATGATGACTGTTATAGAAAAAAGAAGGGATATTGGTGTCTTGAAAGCAATGGGACTTTCTGATAGAAGCCTTCTTAAAATTTTTCTTCTTGAAGGAATCTTAATTGGTATAATTGGTTCGATTTTGGGAGTTATACTTGGACTTTTAATCTGTTTCCTTCAAATCAAATATAAACTCTATGCACTTGATCCAAATGTTTATATCATTGATGCATTGCCTGTAAAGATTCAAATTCTTGATATTGTGTTGATTGTTTTAATGGCAATTTTTCTTTCAACAATTGCTGGATATTTCCCCGCAAAAAGAGCAGCAAAACAAAATCCACTTGAAGCAATTAGATGGGAATAA
- a CDS encoding ABC transporter ATP-binding protein, with protein sequence MNLNSDNQKVLINAIEIKKSYVIENKNRLEVLKGISLEIYENEILEIVGASGAGKSTLLHILGTIDKPDEGKIYFYGQDLLLMKDEELSQFRNQNIGFVFQFHHLLPEFTALENVIIPMMINRKSFDEAKPRAIELLEYVGLGERLNHKPSELSGGELQRVAIARALANNPKVIFADEPTGNLDTQNSQNIIQLIQNLNRELGQTFVIVTHNPEMVGIAHRVMEIKDGMLSRKLI encoded by the coding sequence ATGAATTTAAATTCTGATAATCAAAAAGTTTTAATTAATGCAATTGAAATTAAAAAATCTTATGTGATTGAGAACAAAAATAGGCTAGAAGTTTTAAAGGGAATTTCACTTGAAATTTATGAGAATGAGATTTTAGAAATTGTAGGTGCATCGGGTGCTGGGAAAAGTACACTACTTCACATTTTAGGAACAATTGATAAACCCGACGAAGGAAAAATTTATTTTTATGGACAGGATTTGCTTTTAATGAAAGATGAAGAACTTTCACAGTTTCGAAATCAAAACATTGGTTTTGTTTTTCAATTTCATCATTTGCTTCCTGAATTTACTGCACTTGAAAATGTAATTATTCCTATGATGATCAATAGAAAAAGTTTTGACGAAGCTAAACCTAGAGCAATTGAATTGCTTGAATATGTTGGACTTGGGGAACGATTAAATCACAAGCCTTCGGAATTATCTGGAGGTGAACTGCAAAGAGTTGCAATCGCAAGAGCTTTAGCTAATAATCCGAAAGTCATTTTTGCCGATGAACCTACAGGGAATCTTGATACTCAAAATAGTCAGAATATTATTCAATTAATTCAAAATCTTAACAGAGAATTAGGTCAAACTTTTGTGATTGTAACTCACAATCCAGAAATGGTTGGTATTGCTCATCGTGTAATGGAAATAAAAGATGGAATGTTGAGCAGGAAATTAATTTGA
- a CDS encoding MFS transporter — protein MFLKIKNFFTQFSSQFWLVIMFEFFERGSYYGMMSILSVYFTDQLFFSKESVGVIKSTIQPLLYILPIVAGAIGDRFGYKKTLIFAFTFLGLGYFLTSQFKDYVLVFASLIIMGIGAGAFKPMISGTIARITNEKNSTLAFGIYYWSINFGAFLFPLILVPYLKATFGWHTVMIASAVFTAGMLIPTILFYKEPPRPASTKSLIQVFKEMILVLKDFRFVSLIVIYSGFWILYFQMFDSVLWYVKDYVDATSLNNVVNSFLGIFGINLNWRFDVEHVTVINAGTIILLQMIVSNIVKNKKALPTMITGISLGTIGMAILAISTDIWVFMTGIIMFSIGEMTAHPKFISYVGLIAPEDKKATYLGYAFLYGVLGSLIGGVLGANLYVHFVDNLKDPQTLWIVFSLIGVATIIGLLLYSKFVVKESKY, from the coding sequence ATGTTTCTAAAAATTAAAAACTTCTTTACTCAATTTTCTTCACAATTCTGGCTCGTAATAATGTTCGAATTTTTTGAGAGAGGATCTTACTACGGAATGATGAGTATTCTTTCAGTTTACTTTACTGATCAATTGTTCTTTTCAAAAGAAAGTGTTGGAGTTATTAAAAGCACTATTCAACCGTTACTCTATATTTTACCAATCGTTGCTGGCGCAATTGGCGATCGTTTCGGTTATAAGAAAACTTTAATATTTGCATTTACATTCTTAGGGCTTGGTTATTTTCTAACCAGTCAATTTAAAGACTATGTTCTTGTATTTGCGAGTTTAATAATTATGGGAATCGGTGCAGGTGCATTCAAACCTATGATCTCGGGGACTATCGCTCGAATTACAAATGAAAAGAACAGTACACTTGCATTTGGTATCTATTACTGGTCAATCAACTTTGGAGCTTTTTTATTTCCTTTAATTCTTGTCCCATACTTAAAAGCAACTTTCGGCTGGCATACAGTTATGATTGCGTCAGCTGTGTTTACTGCGGGAATGCTTATTCCAACAATTTTATTTTACAAAGAGCCACCCAGACCAGCAAGCACTAAATCTTTAATCCAAGTATTTAAAGAAATGATTTTAGTTCTAAAAGATTTTCGATTTGTATCCCTTATCGTAATTTATTCTGGTTTCTGGATACTGTATTTCCAAATGTTCGATTCAGTACTCTGGTATGTAAAAGATTATGTTGATGCAACTTCTTTAAATAATGTAGTGAATTCTTTCCTAGGAATTTTTGGAATTAATTTGAACTGGAGATTTGATGTTGAACATGTGACAGTTATAAATGCAGGAACGATTATTTTACTTCAGATGATTGTTTCGAACATCGTAAAAAACAAGAAAGCTCTCCCAACTATGATAACAGGAATTTCTCTTGGAACAATTGGAATGGCAATTCTAGCAATTTCAACAGATATCTGGGTATTTATGACTGGAATAATAATGTTTTCAATTGGTGAGATGACAGCTCATCCTAAATTCATCAGTTATGTTGGATTGATTGCACCTGAAGATAAAAAAGCAACTTACCTCGGCTATGCATTTCTGTATGGAGTTTTAGGTTCACTTATTGGTGGAGTTCTTGGCGCAAACCTTTATGTTCATTTTGTAGATAATCTAAAAGATCCACAAACATTATGGATTGTATTCAGTTTGATTGGTGTCGCAACAATCATTGGATTATTACTTTACAGCAAGTTTGTTGTGAAAGAGAGTAAATATTAA
- a CDS encoding flippase-like domain-containing protein, protein MTSDKSEKFQFRSINLKEILLYFVSLGVGIGLLIYTFRGVSVSEVADELSNINYFYLTVFILIIFLGTFLRALRWKYMLVSFKEDVKLKNLFEATIIGYGVNVVFPRLGEIARSLYLGSSEKISRSSALGTIIVERVYDLIFLLVSLLVSVWLFGESLSKEYPWIFNALYFGMLILVVAFILLYLVVKFQSKIVLWIEKFLDILGLNRFSRATEITSKVIDGFNSIKTRKNYWLTFLLSPVLWFTYAVGSYFGLLALNMHKIIPVDISSGLIIMSITTFGIMIPIPGSTGSYHAFCKSVLTMFLGFDVKISLAYAVLTHLLNTIPFLVISLIILLTKGLKRSFSSFQAL, encoded by the coding sequence TTGACCTCAGATAAATCGGAAAAATTTCAATTCAGATCAATAAATCTAAAAGAAATTCTTTTATACTTCGTATCTCTTGGAGTTGGAATAGGACTTTTAATTTACACTTTTCGTGGTGTCTCAGTTAGTGAAGTTGCAGATGAGCTTTCAAACATAAACTATTTTTACCTGACGGTTTTTATTCTAATAATTTTTCTGGGCACTTTTTTAAGAGCTCTTAGATGGAAATATATGCTTGTATCCTTCAAAGAAGATGTAAAACTTAAAAATTTGTTTGAGGCGACTATCATTGGTTATGGAGTAAATGTCGTTTTCCCGAGACTTGGTGAAATTGCAAGGTCACTTTATCTTGGTTCATCTGAAAAAATATCAAGAAGTTCTGCTCTCGGAACAATAATAGTTGAGCGAGTTTATGATTTAATTTTCCTTCTTGTCTCACTTTTAGTTTCAGTTTGGTTATTCGGCGAAAGTTTGAGCAAAGAATATCCGTGGATTTTTAATGCTCTCTATTTTGGAATGTTAATTTTAGTTGTTGCCTTCATCTTACTTTATCTTGTTGTGAAATTCCAATCAAAGATCGTTTTATGGATTGAAAAATTTTTAGACATATTAGGATTGAATAGATTTTCCAGAGCAACAGAAATCACTTCAAAAGTAATAGATGGTTTCAATAGTATAAAAACAAGAAAGAATTATTGGTTAACATTTCTGCTTTCGCCAGTTTTATGGTTTACTTATGCTGTTGGATCTTATTTTGGTCTCCTTGCTCTGAATATGCACAAAATTATTCCTGTGGATATTTCATCGGGATTAATAATAATGAGTATAACCACATTTGGTATTATGATTCCAATTCCTGGTTCTACTGGTTCTTATCACGCATTTTGTAAAAGCGTTCTAACTATGTTTTTAGGCTTCGATGTTAAAATTAGTCTTGCTTATGCTGTTTTAACTCACCTATTAAACACAATCCCATTTTTAGTTATCAGTTTAATTATTCTGCTGACCAAAGGTCTAAAAAGATCTTTTTCGAGTTTTCAAGCACTCTAA
- a CDS encoding outer membrane lipoprotein carrier protein LolA: MKLNRIFRETFFITVIFIITNIVLASQNDKFNPDKFLKDVQQHYKKLEDFVIEFTKEISSPVIKGGQISKGKLYFLNKNRYRLEIDGQLIISDGETIYNYSKKAKRVVITKFEENFFSAENLLTNFPQNFKSEFLGEEKLGNKNVFKFRLLPASSNPEFKLMYLWISQEKIIQKIQVEDWAGNIYYFSILSFNSNQKLKDDLIKFKIPSGVKVVDLR; this comes from the coding sequence ATGAAACTGAATAGAATTTTCAGAGAAACATTTTTTATTACTGTTATATTCATTATTACTAACATCGTTTTAGCATCACAAAACGATAAGTTTAATCCAGATAAATTTTTAAAGGATGTTCAACAGCATTACAAAAAATTAGAAGATTTTGTAATCGAATTCACAAAAGAAATTTCATCTCCTGTAATTAAAGGTGGGCAAATTTCTAAAGGTAAATTATACTTCTTGAACAAAAATAGATATCGACTGGAAATCGATGGACAATTAATTATATCCGATGGTGAAACAATCTATAATTATTCGAAGAAGGCAAAGCGAGTTGTAATTACAAAGTTTGAAGAAAACTTCTTTTCTGCTGAGAACCTGTTAACAAACTTCCCACAGAATTTTAAAAGTGAATTTTTAGGAGAAGAAAAATTAGGCAATAAAAATGTTTTTAAGTTTCGTTTGTTACCTGCCTCATCAAATCCAGAGTTCAAGTTGATGTATCTCTGGATTTCTCAGGAAAAAATCATACAAAAAATTCAGGTTGAAGACTGGGCTGGCAATATCTACTATTTTTCTATTTTAAGTTTTAATTCTAATCAAAAGCTCAAAGACGATTTAATAAAATTCAAAATTCCATCGGGAGTAAAAGTTGTTGACCTCAGATAA